The proteins below come from a single Juglans regia cultivar Chandler chromosome 12, Walnut 2.0, whole genome shotgun sequence genomic window:
- the LOC108984034 gene encoding uncharacterized protein LOC108984034 has protein sequence MVFPAEGEGDGGWADMRSLVFQVLRGRWLMVFATFILMSVSGASYSFALYSNDIKSTLGYDQSTLNLLSFFKDLGSNIGLVSGLINEITPTWVVLSVGAAFNFCGYIMLWLAVTQKIARPKVWHMCFYIFIGANSHTFTNTGALITCVKNFPESRGVVIGVSNGYLSLSTAIMTQFYHAFYGNDTKSLIFLMASLPMAVSFIFIRVIRIIKGARQPKEAKVFNQFLYISFSLAGFLLIMLIVQKKSKFTQSAYGGSVAGVLFLLFLPLAVVIKQEYMLWKSSNKVINDRSPSTRTSEIEKQNPETPPSEKALPFTSATLSPPNASAENEDSCWKTMFQKVDRGEDHTILQAVFSIDMFLLFLATTCGLGGTLTVMDNLGQIGLSFGYSRADISMFASLIGIWIYFGKIVGGAVSEILLTKYKFPRTLMLTLVLLLSCAGFLLIAFSAPYALYIASVIIGFCFGAQWPLIFAIISELFGLKYYSTLYNFGVVASPVGSFLLNVKTTGYLYDREAKKQLAALGLERKPGAELNCVGGDCFKLPFILITAVTLFGTLFSLILVVRTSNFYKGDIYKKFREQVKAAESGQAMADDNGAGLSKVNESQNTV, from the coding sequence ATGGTGTTTCCTGCTGAAGGAGAAGGCGATGGTGGTTGGGCAGACATGAGGAGCCTCGTTTTCCAAGTGCTCAGGGGGCGTTGGCTCATGGTGTTTGCAACATTTATACTGATGTCCGTCTCCGGCGCGAGCTACTCGTTCGCCCTTTACTCCAATGATATCAAATCCACACTCGGCTACGACCAATCCACCCTCAATTTGCTTAGCTTCTTCAAGGACTTGGGCTCCAACATCGGCCTCGTTTCAGGCCTAATCAACGAGATCACACCCACCTGGGTTGTCTTATCTGTGGGTGCAGCTTTCAATTTTTGTGGGTACATCATGCTATGGCTCGCCGTGACCCAAAAAATTGCTCGGCCAAAAGTCTGGCATATGTGCTTTTACATCTTCATCGGGGCAAATTCCCATACCTTCACCAACACTGGAGCCCTCATCACCTGCGTTAAGAACTTCCCAGAAAGCCGTGGCGTCGTGATCGGCGTGAGTAACGGCTATCTCAGTCTGAGTACCGCAATTATGACGCAGTTTTACCACGCCTTCTATGGCAACGACACCAAGTCTTTGATTTTCCTAATGGCATCTCTTCCAATGGCTGTATCCTTCATTTTTATTCGAGTCATCAGAATAATTAAGGGTGCTCGGCAGCCTAAGGAGGCCAAAGTTTTCAATCAGTTCCTCTATATTTCATTCAGTCTTGCTGGGTTTTTGCTGATTATGCTCATCGTACAGAAGAAAAGCAAATTCACGCAAAGCGCATACGGTGGTAGTGTTGCCGGTGTGCTTTTCTTGCTCTTTCTCCCACTTGCTGTCGTTATTAAGCAAGAGTATATGCTTTGGAAGAGCAGTAACAAAGTTATCAATGATCGTTCACCGTCTACGAGGACGTCTGAGATTGAGAAACAAAACCCTGAGACACCTCCATCTGAAAAAGCACTACCATTTACTTCAGCAACCCTTTCGCCACCGAATGCAAGTGCAGAAAATGAAGATTCCTGCTGGAAAACCATGTTTCAGAAGGTAGACAGAGGGGAGGACCACACCATACTCCAAGCGGTTTTCAGCATTGATATGTTCCTGCTGTTCTTGGCTACAACTTGTGGCCTGGGGGGCACATTAACGGTGATGGACAACTTGGGACAGATCGGACTTTCCTTCGGATATTCGCGTGCAGATATCAGCATGTTCGCGTCCCTTATTGGCATATGGATATACTTCGGAAAGATCGTCGGAGGTGCGGTGTCTGAAATCCTTTTAACCAAGTACAAGTTCCCTCGTACTCTCATGCTCACTCTAGTCCTTCTATTATCATGCGCTGGGTTTCTTCTGATCGCATTCAGCGCTCCATACGCACTTTACATTGCATCAGTCATAATTGGGTTCTGTTTTGGAGCACAATGGCCTCTAATTTTCGCCATAATCTCTGAACTTTTTGGCCTTAAGTACTACTCCACTCTGTACAATTTCGGGGTAGTGGCTAGCCCAGTTGGGTCCTTTTTGCTCAATGTGAAGACAACAGGGTATTTATACGATAGGGAGGCTAAGAAGCAACTGGCGGCTTTGGGGCTCGAGAGAAAGCCTGGGGCGGAACTAAATTGTGTAGGGGGTGATTGCTTTAAACTCCCTTTCATTCTTATTACTGCCGTGACCTTGTTTGGGACGCTTTTTTCGCTTATTTTGGTGGTTAGGACTTCAAACTTTTATAAGGGTGACATCTATAAGAAGTTTCGAGAACAGGTAAAAGCGGCCGAGAGCGGACAGGCGATGGCGGACGACAATGGAGCTGGATTGTCAAAGGTGAACGAAAGCCAGAATACTGTCTAA